The following coding sequences lie in one Candidatus Paceibacter sp. genomic window:
- a CDS encoding glycosyltransferase family 4 protein: MKKVLFIITKSVWGGAQKYVHDIAVNLPKDKFQAAVAGGGSGPMADKIKAEGLPYFEIKNFQRNVNILKEFLAFFEIIKILFREKPDIVHVSSSKAGGVAGLAVVVYSALRRASSFFHQGHNGNDSKTNLPASSPSKPLAVFTVHGWAFLEDRPDWQIRLIKFASKITCLFYDKIICVSRNDYNEALKNKIAPGKKLFVIHNGVKPEDYNFEERTEKEFVVGTIGEAAKNKGHAYLTEAAKIVPGIKLNIISNIPNAARYLKNFDIFVLPSIKEGLPYVILEAGLAGLPVVASNIGGILEIIEDDKNGLLVPPADPEALARAIKKLVEDKTLRENLAKNLHEKITKEFSLEKMLSATVAAYKKQSSSAENPQSKA; this comes from the coding sequence ATGAAAAAAGTCCTGTTTATTATCACCAAATCCGTATGGGGCGGCGCGCAAAAATACGTGCATGACATAGCCGTAAATCTGCCCAAAGATAAATTTCAAGCGGCGGTGGCTGGCGGCGGAAGCGGCCCGATGGCCGATAAAATAAAGGCGGAAGGTTTGCCATATTTTGAAATTAAAAACTTCCAGCGTAATGTAAATATTTTGAAGGAATTTCTAGCCTTTTTTGAAATTATTAAAATCCTATTCAGAGAGAAACCGGACATTGTCCACGTTTCCAGCTCCAAAGCCGGCGGCGTGGCGGGGCTGGCGGTCGTTGTTTACTCCGCTTTGAGGCGGGCAAGTTCATTTTTCCATCAAGGACATAACGGGAATGATTCCAAAACGAACTTGCCCGCCTCTTCGCCTTCAAAACCATTGGCTGTTTTTACCGTTCACGGCTGGGCTTTTTTGGAAGACCGACCAGATTGGCAAATACGACTCATCAAATTTGCCAGTAAAATTACTTGCCTGTTCTACGACAAAATAATCTGCGTTTCCCGAAACGATTACAACGAAGCGCTAAAAAATAAAATCGCGCCGGGAAAAAAACTTTTTGTCATTCACAACGGAGTTAAACCGGAAGACTATAATTTTGAAGAAAGAACGGAAAAAGAATTCGTCGTCGGCACCATCGGCGAAGCGGCTAAAAACAAAGGCCACGCCTATCTGACGGAGGCGGCTAAAATTGTTCCCGGAATTAAATTAAATATAATCAGCAACATTCCAAACGCCGCGCGTTATCTCAAAAACTTCGACATCTTTGTTCTGCCGTCCATAAAAGAAGGTTTGCCTTATGTGATTTTGGAAGCGGGCTTGGCCGGTTTGCCGGTCGTAGCCTCAAACATCGGCGGTATTCTGGAAATAATAGAGGACGACAAAAACGGCCTACTCGTCCCGCCGGCTGATCCGGAAGCGCTGGCCCGCGCCATAAAAAAATTGGTTGAAGACAAAACCCTGCGCGAAAATCTGGCCAAAAATCTTCACGAAAAGATAACCAAAGAATTTTCGTTGGAGAAAATGCTAAGCGCCACCGTCGCGGCGTACAAGAAACAGTCCTCCTCCGCCGAAAATCCCCAGTCCAAGGCTTAA
- a CDS encoding lamin tail domain-containing protein, with product MKKSSFSFVTLILMAVLLAAPCFAKAAVVINEVAWMGTAVSANNEWLELYNNGNSEVDLNGWTLKAADGSPEIDFSSAAVKTIPASGFYLLERTDDSSVPEVKADAIYTGALSNDGEVLILKDKEGTEVDRVDAGSKWPAGDNAAKLTMQKADGGWITAAATPKAANASGGQSSVQASSAASGVAQASSFFSGQTSQSGSVAVAWPVEPRIYANAGGNKSGVAGAGVLFEGAALGFKEEPLENARYLWNFGDGSFAEGKNVRHFYKYPGEYIAVLDVASGQYSASDRVNVKIVPSKLEIIEAGGEFIKFKNGSDAEVDVSGWFVKSGQNIFTFPANSFIGAGATLTLSSDVSKIKIGAGQTAELLYPSGSIAFSFSLRETPSQSQSNLHAIPQGVPISTSNVNISSISPAKNISSVNFVNKNQKPATVVGFGASTSPPENQAANIIYAAGERGNPGSGWKKWLYLSLGLGIFGGGGLFLVRRDGGA from the coding sequence TTGTTTCGCGAAAGCGGCGGTTGTGATAAACGAGGTTGCCTGGATGGGGACGGCCGTTTCCGCGAACAACGAGTGGCTGGAGTTGTACAACAACGGCAACTCCGAAGTTGATTTAAACGGTTGGACACTGAAAGCGGCCGACGGCTCGCCGGAAATTGATTTTTCCAGCGCGGCTGTTAAGACTATTCCCGCTAGTGGATTTTATTTGCTGGAAAGAACAGACGACTCGTCGGTTCCGGAAGTAAAGGCGGATGCCATCTACACCGGCGCCCTTTCCAACGATGGTGAAGTTTTGATTTTAAAAGACAAAGAAGGGACGGAAGTTGACCGCGTTGACGCCGGAAGCAAGTGGCCGGCGGGCGACAACGCCGCCAAATTAACTATGCAGAAAGCGGACGGCGGCTGGATTACGGCCGCCGCCACTCCAAAAGCTGCCAACGCTTCCGGCGGCCAGTCCTCGGTTCAAGCTTCTTCGGCGGCCTCAGGAGTGGCTCAAGCCTCAAGTTTTTTTTCCGGCCAGACAAGCCAATCCGGTTCAGTCGCTGTAGCCTGGCCGGTTGAACCGCGAATTTACGCCAACGCCGGCGGGAATAAAAGCGGAGTCGCCGGCGCCGGAGTGTTGTTTGAAGGCGCGGCGCTGGGGTTTAAGGAAGAACCTTTGGAAAACGCCAGGTATTTATGGAACTTCGGCGACGGCTCTTTCGCCGAAGGAAAAAACGTAAGACATTTTTACAAATATCCCGGGGAATACATAGCCGTGCTGGACGTCGCTTCCGGCCAGTATTCCGCTTCCGACAGGGTAAACGTAAAAATCGTTCCGAGTAAACTTGAGATAATTGAAGCCGGCGGTGAATTTATAAAATTTAAAAACGGTTCTGACGCGGAAGTGGACGTTTCCGGCTGGTTTGTAAAATCAGGGCAAAATATTTTTACATTTCCGGCCAATTCTTTTATTGGCGCCGGAGCAACCCTGACTTTATCTTCCGACGTTTCAAAAATAAAAATTGGCGCCGGACAAACGGCGGAGCTGTTATACCCTAGCGGTTCGATCGCATTTTCTTTCTCGCTTCGCGAAACACCCTCGCAATCTCAATCTAATCTTCATGCTATTCCGCAGGGCGTGCCTATATCGACATCGAACGTCAATATAAGTTCAATTTCTCCGGCGAAAAATATTTCATCAGTAAATTTTGTCAACAAAAACCAAAAGCCGGCAACGGTTGTCGGCTTTGGAGCATCAACATCGCCGCCAGAAAATCAAGCCGCTAACATTATTTACGCCGCCGGAGAAAGAGGAAATCCGGGTTCCGGCTGGAAGAAATGGCTTTATTTAAGCCTTGGACTGGGGATTTTCGGCGGAGGAGGACTGTTTCTTGTACGCCGCGACGGTGGCGCTTAG